One Lucilia cuprina isolate Lc7/37 chromosome 4, ASM2204524v1, whole genome shotgun sequence DNA segment encodes these proteins:
- the LOC111690492 gene encoding serine/threonine-protein kinase stk11 gives MTVTSAHVTMEVQVKAHQPANHQGPSSTQITASPSPSYSKAAENKNSNDQLKFHDDERKIEAAGGENSTVFLANTKFHLDTYPDIVDTGYGGAFVGGEEAGNHLLNERQQYHHQVTWLDDDNIDTLDLATLDIGNMFNRVDSAEIIYQQKKKNIKMVGKYVMGDVLGEGSYGKVKEVLDSENLCRRAVKILTKRKLRRIPNGEQNVQREIQLLKQLKHKNVVALLDVLYNDEKQKMYLVMEYCVGGLQEMLDSAPEKKIPLFQAHRYFRQLMNGLEYLHGMRVIHKDIKPGNLLLTLDETLKISDFGVAEQLELFAPDDTCTTGQGSPAFQPPEIANGLDSFSGSKVDIWSSGVTLYNLCTGLYPFEGDNIYRLLENIGRGQWEAPDWLYKLDSKLAVLILGMLQADPDKRYTIQQIRKDPWFISAPEEKGPPIPIPPLKNDKYRRSTVLPYLDAYHYETERDLEEVYFTEHDLNQELARKAAAAAAEIKAQQQHNTFTGMGASSSGFHTSCSNSASHHTKEKKSSSLKRRAKKLTSCISVRKLSNCRPS, from the exons ATGACTGTGACCAGCGCCCATGTAACCATGGAAGTACAAGTAAAGGCTCACCAGCCCGCCAATCACCAGGGCCCAAGTAGCACCCAAATTACAGCAAGTCCTTCGCCTTCATATTCCAAGGCAGCAGAGAACAAGAACTCGAACGACCAACTCAAGTTCCACGATGATGAACGAAAAATTGAAGCCGCAGGCGGCGAAAACTCAACCGTATTTTTGGCAAACACAAAATTCCATTTGGATACATACCCGGACATTGTGGACACTGGCTACGGTGGAGCATTTGTAGGTGGGGAAGAAGCTGGCAATCATCTGCTAAATGAGCGACAGCAATACCACCATCAGGTTACTTGGTTGGACGATGACAACATTGATACTTTGGATTTGGCTACACTCGACATTGGGAACATGTTCAATCGTGTAGATAGTGCAGAGATAATATAccaacagaaaaagaaaaatatcaagATGGTGGGAAAATATGTGATGGGTGATGTTCTTGGAGAGGGCTCATATGGCAAGGTAAAGGAAGTTTTAGATTCCGAAAATCTATGTCGAAGGGCCGTGAAAATTCTTACAAAACGTAAATTGAGACGTATACCAAACGGCGAACAGAATGTACAACGCGAAATTCAACTCCTTAAACAGTTAAAGCACAAGAATGTTGTAGCGCTATTGGACGTTTTGTACAACGACGAAAAGCAGAAAATGTACTTGGTTATGGAATACTGTGTAGGAGGGCTACAGGAAATGCTTGATAGTGCTCCCGAAAAGAAAATCCCCTTATTCCAAGCACACCGCTATTTTCGTCAACTGATGAATGGTCTGGAGTATCTTCATGGCATGCGTGTAATACACAAAGACATTAAACCCGGAAATCTTTTGCTAACACTAgatgaaacattaaaaatttctgaCTTTGGTGTAGCCGAACAATTAGAACTATTTGCTCCAGATGACACATGCACCACAGGTCAAGGTTCTCCTGCATTTCAACCACCGGAGATAGCAAATGGACTTGATTCTTTTTCTGGCTCTAAAGTTGATATTTGGAGCAGTGGCGTAAcctt ATACAATCTTTGCACGGGTCTCTACCCCTTTGAAGGAGATAACATTTATCGATTGTTGGAAAATATTGGTAGAGGACAATGGGAAGCTCCTGATTGGTTGTATAAGTTAGATAGTAAACTTGCTGTTTTAATACTGGGCATGTTGCAAGCAGACCCTGATAAGCGTTATACTATACAGCAAATTAGAAAAGATCC ATGGTTTATATCCGCTCCTGAAGAAAAAGGACCACCGATACCCATTCCACCATTGAAAAATGACAAATACCGTCGTTCTACAGTACTGCCTTATCTAGATGCTTATCATTATGAAACGGAAAGAGATTTAGAAGAAGTATACTTCACCGAACACGATTTAAATC AGGAACTTGCACGAAAAGCGGCAGCAGCTGCTGCTGAAATTAAAGCTCAACAACAGCATAATACGTTTACGGGGATGGGGGCCTCTTCTAGTGGTTTTCATACTTCCTGTTCTAATTCAGCTTCACATCATACCAAAGAGAAGAAGTCATCATCCCTGAAAAGGCGGGCCAAAAAACTCACGTCCTGCATTTCCGTGCGTAAATTGTCAAATTGTCGACCATCCTAG